One segment of Solanum lycopersicum chromosome 1, SLM_r2.1 DNA contains the following:
- the LOC101260278 gene encoding caffeoyl-CoA O-methyltransferase 6, whose protein sequence is MAENVASQENQVSKHQEVGHKSLLQSDALYQYILETSVYPREPEPMKELRELTAKHPWNLMTTSADEGQFLNMLLKLINAKNTMEIGVYTGYSLLATALALPRDGKILAMDINKENYEEIGLPIIQKAGVAHKIDFREGPALPVLDLLVEDKNNHGTYDFIFVDADKDNYINYHKRIIELVKVGGVIGYDNTLWNGSVVAPPDAPLRKYVRYYRDFVLELNKALAADPRIEICMLPVGDGITLCRRIT, encoded by the exons atggCTGAAAATGTTGCATCACAGGAAAATCAAGTCTCTAAACACCAAGAGGTTGGCCACAAGAGTCTTTTGCAAAGCGATGCTCTTTATCAG TACATATTAGAGACTAGCGTATACCCAAGAGAGCCAGAACCCATGAAAGAGCTTAGAGAATTGACTGCTAAGCATCCATG GAATCTTATGACAACATCTGCTGATGAAGGACAatttttgaatatgttattgaaATTGATCAATGCTAAAAACACCATGGAGattggtgtttacactggctATTCTCTTCTTGCTACTGCTCTTGCTCTTCCACGTGATGGAAAG ATATTGGCAATGGATATAAACAAGGAAAATTACGAAGAAATTGGTTTACCCATAATCCAAAAAGCTGGTGTAGCTCACAAGATTGATTTTCGAGAGGGCCCTGCTTTACCTGTTCTTGATCTATTAGTTGAAGAC AAAAATAATCACGGTACGTATGATTTCATTTTCGTGGATGCTGACAAGGACAACTACATCAACTACCACAAAAGGATAATAGAATTAGTGAAAGTTGGTGGTGTGATCGGATACGACAACACCCTATGGAATGGTTCAGTGGTCGCTCCACCTGATGCTCCGTTGAGGAAATACGTTAGGTATTATAGAGACTTCGTATTGGAACTTAACAAAGCTTTAGCGGCTGATCCAAGGATTGAGATTTGTATGCTTCCGGTTGGTGATGGAATTACCCTGTGCCGCCGTATCACCTGA